In one Micromonospora polyrhachis genomic region, the following are encoded:
- a CDS encoding glycosyl hydrolase family 18 protein, with protein MRLRRELIALVAGTATAVLVGFVSAPYGLARAVDASANVPLVACSAPAWAEGTTYPAGSQVTYTGRLYEARVTHTPPVGAGWNPVAAPSLWRDLGTCDGGGSPSPTPTRTSSPSPTASPTASPSPTVSPTSSPGTETCPVKSKPVGKVLQGYWENWDGAVNGVHPPLGWIPITDPRIPAHGYNVINAAFPVIRSDGTVLWEDGMDVTVKVATPAEMCQAKASGLTILMSIGGATAGIDLSSSAVADRFVATIVPILKRYNFDGIDIDIETGLTGSGNINQLSPSQANLIRIIDGVLAAMPANFGLTMAPETAYVTGGSVTYGSIWGAYLPIIKKYADNGRLWWLNMQYYNGSMYGCSGDSYSAGTVLGFTKQTDCLNAGLVIQGTTIRVPYDKQVPGLPAQPGAGGGHMSPALVAQAWNTYQGGLKGLMTWSLNWDGSRGWTFGDNVRSLQSR; from the coding sequence ATGAGACTTCGTCGGGAACTGATCGCACTGGTGGCGGGCACGGCAACGGCCGTCCTGGTCGGGTTCGTGTCCGCACCGTACGGACTCGCCAGGGCGGTCGACGCCTCGGCGAACGTACCGCTCGTCGCCTGCTCGGCACCGGCCTGGGCCGAGGGCACGACCTATCCGGCGGGCAGTCAGGTGACCTACACCGGCCGGTTGTACGAGGCCCGGGTGACGCACACCCCGCCGGTCGGCGCGGGTTGGAACCCGGTGGCCGCCCCCTCGCTCTGGCGGGACCTCGGCACCTGTGACGGCGGAGGGTCGCCCAGCCCGACGCCGACCCGTACCTCGTCACCGTCCCCCACCGCGAGCCCGACCGCCTCGCCGTCACCGACGGTGAGCCCCACCTCCTCCCCCGGGACCGAGACCTGCCCGGTCAAGTCGAAACCGGTCGGCAAGGTACTCCAGGGATACTGGGAAAACTGGGACGGCGCGGTCAACGGCGTGCACCCGCCGCTCGGCTGGATCCCGATCACCGACCCCCGGATCCCCGCGCACGGCTACAACGTGATCAACGCGGCGTTTCCGGTGATCCGCTCGGACGGCACGGTGCTCTGGGAGGACGGCATGGACGTCACCGTGAAGGTCGCCACCCCGGCCGAGATGTGCCAGGCCAAGGCATCCGGCCTGACGATCCTGATGTCCATCGGCGGTGCGACGGCCGGCATCGACCTCAGTTCGAGCGCCGTAGCCGACCGGTTCGTCGCCACCATCGTGCCGATCCTCAAGCGGTACAACTTCGACGGGATCGACATCGACATCGAGACCGGGCTGACCGGCAGCGGCAACATCAACCAACTCTCCCCGTCGCAGGCGAACCTGATCCGCATCATCGACGGGGTACTCGCCGCGATGCCGGCCAACTTCGGCCTGACCATGGCACCCGAGACGGCGTACGTCACCGGAGGCAGCGTGACCTACGGCTCGATCTGGGGCGCGTACCTGCCGATCATCAAGAAGTACGCCGACAACGGCCGCCTCTGGTGGCTGAACATGCAGTACTACAACGGCAGCATGTACGGCTGCTCCGGCGACTCGTACTCCGCCGGTACCGTCCTGGGCTTCACCAAGCAGACCGACTGCCTGAACGCCGGGCTGGTCATCCAGGGCACCACCATCCGGGTGCCGTACGACAAGCAGGTGCCCGGGTTGCCCGCCCAACCGGGTGCCGGGGGCGGCCACATGTCCCCGGCGTTGGTGGCCCAGGCGTGGAACACCTACCAGGGCGGTCTGAAGGGCCTGATGACCTGGTCCCTGAACTGGGACGGATCGCGCGGCTGGACGTTCGGGGACAATGTCAGGAGCCTCCAGTCCCGCTGA
- a CDS encoding phosphodiester glycosidase family protein, translated as MRTRSRPAHLLGALLLAPLLTLAGPLPASAAPASAGSLPAGGTLAEDSPIASSYPARSSTLLAAEPAGGFDTDRRSRPVAPGLTLTSFDRFDSAGWLRADALTADLSGGLTVDYVNSGEVAKAEPLRRAVDRSRAVAAVNGDFFDINNSGAAQGIGIQSGQLVQSPVAGHHNAAAVTADGIGRVIQVYFEGTATLPTGPVALTQFNNMIQANGIGVFTPLWGSYTRGRAVNGAARVTEVALVDGHVVSVTDAAGSGPIPAGTTILLGRDGGADALAGLRPGDPVDVAYQPRPSAGGAPHAAVGGGNVVLRDGVPENIADVTLAPRTSVGFSADGRKMFLLTVDGRQVDSRGVTQTELGRMMAELGAHNALNLDGGGSSTLLAREPGVATVQVENSPSDGSERPVPNGLAIYAPAGSGKLTGYWVETAIDPSAAPGVGPVRGGRPDRVFPGLTRRLTAAGHDETYGPAVGKPTWRTTPAVRGAVNADGVFRALVPGEATVTAARGTARGEVKLTVLGPLDRISGTVDRVGLVGAGATGLVGVVGYDAEGNTAPIEPADVRLDYDRNLFEITPTAEGNLSVKAKAESGAGLVTLKVGASSTVVPVTIGLTDVPVATFDDAANWTFSAARATGSAAPAAGHTGTGLKLSYDFSQSTGTRAAYANPPAWIEVPGQPQAFGMWIYANGRGEWPSLHLHDALDQQHVLRGPDLDWTGWRYVEMAVPAGVQYPVRIRRFYVAETDAATAYQNEVVVDDIVARVPPTVDAPAESPRTDRVVLRDGTVDGAPWRFAVMSDAQFVAADPDSDLVAQARRTLREIRAAKPDFLVINGDLVDTAYPADFALAKRILDEELAGTAPYYYVPGNHEIMGAPISNFKAVFGDTHRVFDHRPASGGTATRFVTLNSATGTLRGGGFDQIEAFRTALDQAASDPTIGSVVVLHHHPPRDPSPAKASQLGDRKEAALVERWLAEFQHTTGKGALFVGGHVGAFSAGRVDGVPYVINGNSGKNPSTAPHLGGFTGWTMFGVDPVTEAEASRARRNPLAEGPQWVTAQTRAHVDALTVTAPPVVALGTPAQVTATVTQAGGRQVPVAAPVSADWSASPSVHIGSPLGLRPWHTAWFDPATGRLTALRSTGSVVVAVTVNGVRAEATLQLAPRVGARTAPAA; from the coding sequence ATGCGTACCCGCAGTCGACCCGCCCACCTCCTCGGTGCCCTGCTGCTGGCACCGTTGCTGACCCTGGCTGGCCCGCTGCCGGCCAGCGCCGCCCCGGCATCCGCCGGCAGCCTTCCGGCCGGCGGTACCCTCGCCGAAGACAGTCCGATCGCCTCCTCCTATCCGGCCCGATCCTCCACGCTGCTCGCCGCCGAACCGGCCGGTGGCTTCGACACCGACCGGCGGAGCAGACCCGTCGCTCCCGGGCTGACCCTCACCTCGTTCGACCGCTTCGACTCCGCCGGCTGGTTGCGGGCCGACGCGCTGACCGCCGACCTCTCCGGCGGGCTCACCGTCGACTACGTCAACTCCGGTGAGGTCGCCAAGGCCGAGCCACTACGTCGCGCCGTCGACCGGTCCCGCGCGGTGGCCGCGGTGAACGGCGACTTCTTCGACATCAACAACTCTGGGGCCGCCCAGGGCATCGGTATCCAAAGTGGGCAGCTCGTCCAATCGCCGGTCGCCGGGCACCACAACGCCGCCGCCGTCACCGCCGACGGGATCGGCCGGGTGATCCAGGTGTACTTCGAGGGCACCGCCACCCTGCCCACCGGTCCGGTGGCGTTGACGCAGTTCAACAACATGATCCAGGCCAACGGCATCGGTGTCTTCACGCCGCTCTGGGGGTCGTACACCCGGGGCCGTGCGGTCAATGGTGCCGCCCGCGTCACGGAGGTGGCCCTGGTCGACGGTCACGTGGTCAGTGTCACCGACGCTGCCGGCAGCGGACCCATCCCGGCCGGCACCACCATCCTGCTCGGCCGCGACGGCGGGGCCGACGCGCTCGCCGGTCTTCGCCCCGGTGACCCGGTGGACGTCGCCTACCAGCCGCGTCCCTCCGCCGGTGGCGCACCGCACGCCGCGGTCGGCGGCGGCAACGTGGTTCTGCGCGACGGCGTACCGGAGAACATCGCCGACGTCACCCTGGCCCCGCGCACCTCGGTCGGCTTCTCCGCCGACGGTCGGAAGATGTTCCTGCTCACCGTCGACGGCCGGCAGGTCGACAGCCGGGGCGTGACGCAGACCGAGCTGGGCCGGATGATGGCCGAACTCGGCGCGCACAACGCGCTGAACCTCGACGGCGGCGGTTCCTCCACGCTGCTCGCCAGGGAGCCCGGTGTCGCCACCGTACAGGTGGAGAACAGCCCGTCGGACGGCTCCGAGCGGCCCGTGCCCAACGGCCTGGCCATCTACGCGCCTGCGGGCAGCGGCAAACTGACCGGCTACTGGGTGGAGACCGCCATCGACCCGAGCGCCGCGCCCGGCGTCGGCCCGGTACGCGGCGGCCGGCCGGACCGGGTCTTCCCCGGTCTCACCCGTCGACTGACCGCCGCCGGTCACGACGAGACCTACGGCCCGGCCGTCGGCAAGCCCACCTGGCGGACCACCCCGGCGGTACGGGGTGCGGTGAACGCCGACGGTGTCTTCCGGGCACTGGTGCCGGGCGAGGCCACGGTGACCGCCGCTCGGGGCACCGCTCGGGGCGAGGTGAAACTCACCGTGCTCGGTCCGCTGGACCGGATCAGCGGCACGGTGGACCGGGTGGGTCTGGTCGGTGCCGGCGCGACCGGCCTGGTCGGGGTCGTCGGGTACGACGCCGAAGGCAACACCGCGCCGATCGAGCCGGCTGACGTGCGGCTCGACTACGACCGGAACCTGTTCGAGATCACGCCCACCGCCGAGGGCAACCTGTCGGTCAAGGCGAAGGCCGAATCCGGTGCCGGCCTGGTCACGCTGAAGGTGGGCGCGAGTAGCACGGTGGTGCCGGTCACCATCGGTCTGACCGACGTGCCGGTCGCCACCTTCGACGACGCGGCCAACTGGACGTTCAGCGCCGCTCGGGCCACCGGATCGGCCGCCCCGGCCGCCGGGCACACCGGCACCGGCCTGAAACTGTCGTACGACTTCAGCCAGTCCACCGGCACCCGGGCCGCGTACGCCAACCCGCCCGCGTGGATCGAGGTGCCCGGCCAGCCGCAGGCGTTCGGCATGTGGATCTACGCCAACGGTCGGGGCGAATGGCCGAGCCTGCACCTGCACGACGCGCTGGACCAGCAGCACGTGCTGCGCGGGCCGGACCTGGACTGGACCGGCTGGCGCTACGTCGAGATGGCGGTGCCGGCCGGGGTGCAGTATCCGGTGCGGATCCGGCGGTTCTACGTGGCCGAGACCGATGCCGCCACCGCCTACCAGAACGAGGTGGTGGTGGACGACATCGTGGCCCGGGTACCTCCGACGGTCGACGCGCCGGCCGAGTCGCCGCGCACCGACCGGGTGGTGCTGCGTGACGGCACGGTGGACGGGGCACCCTGGCGCTTCGCGGTGATGTCCGACGCCCAGTTCGTCGCCGCCGACCCGGACAGCGACCTGGTCGCCCAGGCCCGCCGTACGCTGCGGGAGATCCGGGCGGCGAAGCCGGACTTCCTGGTGATCAACGGCGACCTCGTGGACACCGCCTACCCGGCCGACTTCGCGCTGGCCAAGCGGATCCTGGACGAGGAGCTGGCCGGGACGGCGCCCTACTACTACGTCCCCGGCAACCACGAGATCATGGGCGCCCCGATCAGCAACTTCAAGGCGGTCTTCGGCGACACCCACCGGGTCTTCGACCACCGACCGGCCAGCGGCGGCACGGCCACCCGATTCGTCACGTTGAACTCGGCCACCGGCACGCTGCGCGGGGGCGGCTTCGACCAGATCGAGGCGTTCCGGACGGCACTGGACCAGGCCGCGTCCGACCCGACGATCGGGTCGGTGGTGGTCCTGCACCACCACCCGCCGCGTGACCCGTCCCCGGCCAAGGCGAGCCAGCTCGGCGACCGCAAGGAGGCGGCACTGGTCGAGCGGTGGCTGGCCGAGTTCCAGCACACCACCGGCAAGGGCGCGCTCTTCGTCGGCGGTCACGTCGGTGCCTTCTCCGCCGGGCGGGTCGACGGGGTGCCGTACGTGATCAACGGCAACTCGGGCAAGAACCCGTCCACCGCCCCGCACCTCGGTGGGTTCACCGGCTGGACGATGTTCGGCGTCGATCCGGTGACCGAGGCGGAGGCGTCTCGGGCCCGACGGAACCCGCTCGCCGAGGGCCCGCAGTGGGTGACCGCGCAGACCCGGGCGCACGTGGACGCGTTGACGGTGACCGCCCCACCGGTGGTCGCCCTCGGTACACCGGCCCAGGTGACCGCCACGGTGACCCAGGCCGGCGGCCGGCAGGTGCCGGTGGCGGCACCGGTCAGCGCCGACTGGTCCGCCTCACCGAGCGTCCACATCGGATCGCCGCTGGGGCTGCGCCCCTGGCACACCGCCTGGTTCGACCCGGCGACCGGTCGACTGACCGCCCTGCGATCCACCGGTTCGGTGGTGGTGGCGGTGACGGTCAACGGCGTACGGGCCGAGGCGACGCTTCAGCTCGCACCCCGGGTAGGCGCTCGCACCGCGCCGGCCGCCTAG
- the prfA gene encoding peptide chain release factor 1 has product MSNERLTGLLAEYAELEKRLADPAIHADQATARRVGRRFAELTPVHKAAGELEQARADLAAAQELAAEDPSFASEVDEIAASLPALEERLAELLIPRDPHDAKDVILEIKAGEGGEESALFAGDLLRMYTRYAERHGWVTEVIDAQDSDLGGVKDVSLAVKTKGVPEGGNGVWSRLKWEGGVHRVQRVPVTESQGRIHTSAAGVLVLPEAEDVDVTIDPNDLRIDVFRSSGPGGQSVNTTDSAVRITHVPTGIVVSCQNEKSQLQNREQAMRILRARLLAVAQEQADAAASDARKAQVRTVDRSERIRTYNFPQNRITDHRIGFTAYNLDLVLAGELDGVLGALTEADRTARLAGETELSRR; this is encoded by the coding sequence ATGAGCAACGAACGCCTGACCGGGCTCCTCGCCGAATACGCGGAGCTGGAGAAGCGCCTGGCCGACCCGGCGATCCACGCCGACCAGGCCACCGCCCGACGGGTGGGCCGACGCTTCGCCGAGCTGACCCCGGTGCACAAGGCCGCCGGTGAGCTGGAACAGGCCCGGGCCGACCTGGCCGCCGCCCAGGAGTTGGCCGCCGAGGACCCGTCCTTTGCCAGCGAGGTGGACGAGATCGCCGCGTCCCTGCCGGCGCTGGAGGAACGGCTGGCCGAGCTGCTCATCCCGCGCGACCCGCACGACGCCAAGGACGTGATCCTGGAGATCAAGGCCGGTGAGGGCGGCGAGGAATCCGCCCTGTTCGCCGGGGACCTGCTGCGGATGTACACCCGCTATGCGGAGCGGCACGGCTGGGTCACCGAGGTGATCGACGCACAGGACTCCGACCTCGGCGGCGTCAAGGACGTCTCGCTCGCGGTGAAGACCAAGGGCGTACCCGAGGGCGGCAACGGCGTCTGGTCGCGGCTCAAGTGGGAGGGCGGCGTGCACCGCGTACAGCGGGTGCCGGTCACCGAGTCGCAGGGCCGGATCCACACCAGCGCCGCCGGGGTGCTCGTCCTGCCCGAGGCCGAGGACGTGGACGTCACCATCGACCCGAACGACCTGCGCATCGACGTGTTCCGCTCGTCTGGCCCGGGTGGCCAGTCGGTCAACACCACCGACTCGGCGGTCCGGATCACCCACGTGCCGACCGGGATCGTGGTTTCCTGCCAGAACGAGAAGAGCCAGTTGCAGAACCGGGAGCAGGCGATGCGCATCCTGCGGGCGCGACTGCTCGCCGTGGCCCAGGAGCAGGCCGACGCCGCCGCCTCGGACGCCCGCAAGGCGCAGGTGCGTACGGTGGACCGATCCGAGCGGATCCGGACCTACAACTTCCCGCAGAACCGGATCACCGATCACCGGATCGGCTTCACCGCGTACAACCTGGACCTGGTGCTCGCCGGGGAGTTGGACGGCGTCCTCGGCGCGTTGACCGAGGCGGACCGGACGGCCCGGCTGGCGGGCGAGACCGAGCTGTCCCGCCGCTGA
- the prmC gene encoding peptide chain release factor N(5)-glutamine methyltransferase: protein MAVATTVLAEAGVGPARVEAEQLAAYVLGVSRGRLALAEDFTPAQYDRFMELVARRVRREPLQHLLGSAAFRHVEVAVGPGVFVPRPETELLAGWGIEQARAVAPAGHALVLDLCSGSGAIALSVADEVPGARVVAVERSVVALDWLRRNTAAGAAAGGRSVEVLSGDVTDPELLSGFAGQVDVLLCNPPYVPAATVVPAEVAEHDPAEAVFAGPDGLAVIRPVIARAAELLRPGGVVGIEHDDSHGAAVPELFRADDRFTEIVGHQDLTGRPRFATARRA from the coding sequence GTGGCGGTCGCGACGACGGTGCTGGCTGAGGCGGGTGTCGGCCCGGCCCGGGTCGAGGCGGAACAGCTCGCGGCGTACGTGTTGGGCGTGTCGCGGGGCCGGTTGGCGCTGGCCGAGGACTTCACTCCCGCGCAGTACGACCGGTTCATGGAACTGGTCGCCCGGCGGGTCCGCCGGGAGCCGCTACAACATCTGCTCGGCTCGGCCGCGTTCCGGCACGTCGAGGTGGCCGTCGGACCGGGGGTGTTCGTGCCCCGGCCGGAGACCGAGCTGCTCGCCGGCTGGGGTATCGAGCAGGCCCGCGCGGTCGCGCCAGCCGGCCACGCCCTCGTTCTCGACCTGTGCAGCGGTAGCGGCGCGATCGCCCTTTCGGTGGCCGACGAGGTGCCCGGGGCCCGGGTGGTGGCGGTGGAACGGTCGGTTGTTGCGCTGGACTGGCTGCGGCGCAACACGGCAGCCGGTGCGGCGGCTGGCGGCCGGTCGGTGGAGGTGCTGTCCGGCGACGTGACGGATCCGGAGCTGCTGTCCGGGTTCGCCGGGCAGGTGGACGTCCTGCTGTGCAACCCGCCGTACGTGCCGGCGGCCACCGTCGTACCGGCGGAGGTGGCCGAGCACGACCCGGCGGAGGCGGTCTTCGCCGGACCGGACGGGCTGGCGGTGATCCGCCCGGTGATCGCCCGTGCCGCCGAGTTGTTGCGCCCGGGGGGCGTGGTCGGGATCGAGCACGACGACAGTCATGGAGCGGCGGTGCCCGAGCTGTTTCGGGCCGACGACCGGTTCACCGAGATCGTCGGGCACCAGGACCTGACCGGTCGGCCCCGGTTCGCCACCGCTCGCCGGGCCTGA
- a CDS encoding phosphatase domain-containing protein: MTRLILTRGLPASGKTTFARKLQPSVVRVNRDDLRRMLHGERLFVHWAESQVTTAQRVQVEALLRARVDVCVDDTNLRAKTVREWAELAARLGATFELHDFTDVPVDECVRRDAVRPEQDRVGEEAIRRLHERYLAGRKLPLPVPYVSPGGPATVYTPPTGAPEIVLVDIDGTVALMSGRSPYDMTRVGEDRPHHAVIAAVRAMHAAGYGVVFCSGRDDSCREVTESWLAEHVGVPYLALHMRALGDTRKDSIVKKEIFEREIHDHYRVVGVFDDRMQVVRMWRDLGLTVFQVADGDF; the protein is encoded by the coding sequence ATGACCCGACTGATCCTCACCCGAGGGCTACCCGCCTCCGGCAAGACCACCTTCGCCCGGAAGTTGCAGCCGAGCGTGGTCCGGGTCAACCGGGACGACCTGCGCCGGATGCTGCACGGCGAGCGGCTCTTCGTGCACTGGGCGGAGAGCCAGGTCACCACCGCCCAGCGGGTGCAGGTCGAGGCGCTGCTGCGGGCCCGGGTCGACGTCTGCGTGGACGACACCAACCTGCGGGCCAAGACCGTACGGGAGTGGGCCGAACTCGCCGCCCGGCTCGGCGCGACGTTCGAACTGCACGACTTCACCGACGTACCGGTGGACGAGTGTGTCCGCCGGGACGCCGTACGACCGGAGCAGGACCGGGTCGGCGAGGAGGCGATCCGGCGACTGCACGAGCGCTACCTGGCCGGACGCAAACTGCCCCTGCCGGTGCCGTACGTCTCCCCGGGTGGACCGGCCACCGTCTACACCCCGCCGACCGGGGCACCGGAGATCGTCCTGGTCGACATCGACGGCACCGTCGCATTGATGAGCGGGCGCAGCCCGTACGACATGACCCGGGTCGGTGAGGACCGGCCCCACCACGCCGTGATCGCGGCGGTACGGGCGATGCACGCCGCCGGCTACGGGGTGGTCTTCTGCTCCGGCCGGGACGACTCCTGCCGGGAGGTGACCGAGTCCTGGCTGGCCGAGCACGTCGGAGTCCCCTACCTTGCCCTACACATGCGGGCGTTGGGCGACACCCGCAAGGACTCCATCGTCAAGAAGGAGATCTTCGAGCGGGAGATCCACGACCACTACCGGGTCGTCGGAGTCTTCGACGACCGGATGCAGGTCGTACGCATGTGGCGCGATCTCGGTCTGACCGTCTTCCAGGTCGCCGACGGCGACTTCTGA
- a CDS encoding RNA ligase codes for MTTPVRTSTPRLTDVLDATALADALAAGHVRVQRHPEHPLSIYNYTEACTYGQFWTPVTTTCRGLIVDDRTEMVLARPFAKFFNHDQPGAPTLRIDAPVTVTDKADGSLGILYPDPEGGFAVATRGSFASTQAEHATAVLRNRYPDFAPPAGLTVLVEIVYPANRIVLDYGGLDDLVLLGAVEIASGRTHGPEAVSDWPGPVVDQLDHATFAEALAAPPRDNREGLVVHCRETDQRVKIKYADYLRLHRLVTGLTARSVWDVLVNGGDLAALVEPLPDEFHTWVREVVATLTATVEERVVEIETAYQEIVAALPEGWTRREFAQAVHQHPDRGQLFLRLDGKDVRPLLWQRVRPAPEWTPYSSTSRPDPTPTRP; via the coding sequence GTGACCACCCCCGTACGCACCTCGACGCCTCGACTCACCGACGTCCTCGACGCCACCGCCCTGGCTGACGCGCTCGCCGCCGGACACGTCCGGGTCCAGCGGCACCCCGAGCACCCCCTGTCGATCTACAACTACACCGAGGCGTGCACGTACGGACAGTTCTGGACACCGGTGACGACGACCTGCCGGGGGCTGATCGTGGACGACCGCACCGAGATGGTGCTGGCCCGGCCCTTCGCCAAGTTCTTCAACCACGACCAGCCCGGGGCACCGACGCTGCGGATCGACGCGCCGGTGACGGTCACCGACAAGGCGGACGGCTCGCTGGGCATCCTCTACCCCGACCCGGAGGGCGGCTTCGCGGTCGCCACCCGGGGGTCGTTCGCCTCCACCCAGGCCGAGCACGCCACCGCCGTACTGCGTAACCGGTACCCGGACTTCGCCCCGCCGGCCGGGCTCACCGTACTGGTGGAGATCGTCTACCCGGCCAACCGGATCGTGCTGGACTACGGCGGGCTGGACGACCTGGTGCTGCTCGGTGCGGTCGAGATCGCCTCTGGTCGTACCCACGGGCCGGAGGCGGTGTCCGACTGGCCGGGCCCGGTGGTCGACCAGCTCGACCATGCCACGTTCGCCGAGGCGCTGGCCGCCCCACCCCGGGACAACCGGGAGGGCCTGGTGGTGCACTGCCGGGAGACCGACCAGCGGGTGAAGATCAAGTACGCCGACTACCTGCGCCTGCACCGCCTGGTGACCGGTCTGACTGCCCGCTCGGTGTGGGACGTGCTGGTCAACGGCGGGGATCTCGCCGCGCTCGTGGAGCCGCTGCCCGACGAGTTCCACACCTGGGTACGCGAGGTCGTGGCGACGTTGACCGCGACCGTCGAAGAGCGGGTCGTGGAGATCGAGACGGCGTACCAGGAGATCGTGGCCGCGCTGCCGGAGGGCTGGACCCGACGGGAGTTCGCCCAGGCGGTGCACCAGCACCCTGACCGGGGACAGCTGTTCCTGCGGCTGGACGGCAAGGATGTCCGCCCCCTGCTCTGGCAGCGGGTCCGACCGGCACCGGAGTGGACGCCGTACTCGTCGACCAGCCGCCCCGACCCCACCCCGACGCGCCCATGA
- a CDS encoding GGDEF domain-containing protein yields MSWLDRVNDQADVIRRAQELQESDRSAEACLALDLVISTTRDPYTRAEAMLQRLSALINLGRTAAYTSAVEQAFAAARDLAEPYLHGHLHALAGLAAHHQGALDRCVTHLVRAERALGSVENPGRATAWAWHDLAMAYSYLSFHGYALRAIERARQLGAAASIPQETFAAPGIRLRNAVALDHNGDSDGCLRVLRDIGGDFERFQRGGRATRLRPSGLVAYGYAIARGAALGDAAGPVGRPDAAELLSHGGDSARARDMRLLGAACLAIAAGRPVEAMSQLDGMTVSTETLGAAEHARLRSMTYALAGDHSAAHRTDRYAFRLAAQRNDRLRDVYVDGIAARIDQEEVRRDTARYGGEALIDPLTGLPNRRRLERYVAALIDRGERAVIGVCDVDGFRAVNAAHGHHSGDLVLQRIAGVINRVMRRGDLVARYGDDDFVLLLPGAGMSQATEVTRRIIHAILAEDWESLVPGTPIDVRVGFAEVRPGAPLQQALGLAFELAERQRSDRTRPA; encoded by the coding sequence GTGAGCTGGCTCGACCGGGTCAATGACCAGGCCGATGTCATCCGGCGCGCCCAGGAGCTCCAGGAGAGTGACCGGTCGGCCGAGGCGTGCCTGGCCCTCGATCTCGTGATCAGCACCACCCGGGACCCGTACACCCGGGCCGAGGCGATGCTGCAACGGCTCTCCGCGCTGATCAACCTCGGCCGGACCGCCGCGTACACCAGCGCCGTCGAGCAGGCGTTCGCCGCCGCCCGCGACCTCGCCGAGCCGTACCTGCACGGGCACCTGCACGCGCTGGCCGGGCTCGCCGCGCACCACCAGGGAGCGTTGGACCGGTGCGTCACCCACCTGGTCCGCGCCGAACGGGCGCTCGGCAGCGTGGAGAATCCCGGCCGGGCCACCGCCTGGGCCTGGCACGACCTGGCGATGGCGTACTCGTACCTCAGTTTCCACGGCTACGCGTTGCGCGCCATCGAGCGCGCCCGGCAGCTGGGTGCCGCCGCCAGCATCCCGCAGGAGACCTTCGCCGCGCCCGGTATCCGGCTGCGCAACGCCGTGGCCCTCGACCACAACGGGGACAGCGACGGCTGCCTACGGGTGCTCCGGGACATCGGCGGTGACTTCGAACGCTTCCAGCGCGGCGGCCGGGCCACCCGGCTGCGCCCGAGCGGGCTGGTCGCCTACGGCTACGCCATCGCCCGAGGGGCGGCGCTCGGCGACGCGGCCGGGCCAGTCGGGCGGCCCGACGCCGCCGAGCTGCTCAGCCATGGTGGCGACAGCGCTCGGGCCCGGGACATGCGGCTACTCGGCGCGGCCTGTCTGGCCATCGCCGCCGGCCGCCCCGTCGAGGCGATGTCCCAGCTCGACGGGATGACCGTCTCCACCGAGACCCTCGGGGCGGCCGAGCACGCCCGGCTTCGCAGCATGACGTACGCCCTGGCCGGCGACCACTCGGCGGCGCACCGGACGGACCGGTACGCGTTCCGGCTGGCCGCTCAGCGCAACGACCGCCTACGGGACGTCTACGTGGACGGGATCGCCGCCCGCATCGACCAGGAGGAGGTACGCCGGGACACCGCCCGGTATGGCGGCGAGGCGCTGATCGACCCGCTCACCGGTCTGCCCAACCGGCGGCGGCTGGAACGTTACGTCGCGGCACTGATAGACCGGGGCGAGCGGGCGGTGATCGGGGTCTGCGACGTGGACGGGTTCCGAGCGGTCAACGCCGCCCACGGCCATCACTCCGGTGACCTGGTGTTGCAGCGCATCGCCGGGGTGATCAACCGGGTCATGCGCCGGGGCGACCTGGTGGCCCGCTACGGCGACGACGACTTCGTACTGCTGCTGCCCGGAGCCGGGATGAGCCAGGCCACCGAGGTGACGCGGCGGATCATCCACGCGATCCTCGCCGAGGACTGGGAGTCGCTGGTGCCGGGCACCCCGATCGACGTCCGGGTGGGCTTCGCCGAGGTACGTCCCGGTGCCCCACTACAGCAGGCGCTGGGTCTCGCCTTCGAGCTGGCCGAACGGCAGCGCTCGGACCGGACCCGCCCCGCCTGA
- the rpmE gene encoding 50S ribosomal protein L31 — protein MKQNIHPEYVTTEVTCSCGSSFTTRSTAKGGSIHVETCSACHPFYTGKQRVLDTAGRVAKFQQKYAKVQAKKAK, from the coding sequence ATGAAGCAAAACATCCACCCGGAGTACGTCACCACCGAGGTCACGTGCTCCTGCGGCAGCTCCTTCACGACCCGCAGCACCGCCAAGGGCGGCTCGATCCACGTCGAGACCTGCAGCGCCTGCCACCCGTTCTACACCGGTAAGCAGCGCGTGCTGGACACCGCCGGTCGGGTCGCGAAGTTCCAGCAGAAGTACGCCAAGGTTCAGGCCAAGAAGGCCAAGTAG